In Aquipuribacter hungaricus, a single genomic region encodes these proteins:
- a CDS encoding MarR family winged helix-turn-helix transcriptional regulator: MSQDDLDGLTAWTLIRAAHRVEQQLTALFASRGLSPVQFGVLAHLATGVPLTRAQLAREVLVRPQSVAGVLDGLTARGLVLDQGRRGKGRPNPVTLSPQGREVLAEVWPAVLAATGPAGLGLSETDGAHLDRILSSIVRPGPAPPDAGTVRS, from the coding sequence GTGAGCCAGGACGACCTGGACGGCCTGACGGCCTGGACGCTCATCAGGGCGGCGCACCGGGTGGAGCAGCAGCTCACCGCGCTGTTCGCCAGCAGGGGGCTGTCCCCGGTGCAGTTCGGGGTGCTGGCGCACCTGGCGACCGGGGTCCCGCTGACCAGGGCCCAGCTGGCCCGGGAGGTCCTGGTACGACCGCAGTCCGTCGCGGGGGTGCTCGACGGCCTGACAGCGAGGGGGCTCGTCCTGGACCAGGGACGGCGGGGCAAGGGACGCCCCAACCCGGTGACGCTCAGCCCGCAGGGCCGCGAGGTGCTGGCCGAGGTGTGGCCCGCGGTCCTCGCCGCCACGGGTCCCGCCGGCCTGGGGCTGAGCGAGACGGACGGGGCGCACCTGGACCGCATCCTGTCCTCGATCGTCCGCCCTGGGCCAGCTCCGCCGGACGCCGGTACCGTCCGGTCATGA